A single region of the Clostridia bacterium genome encodes:
- a CDS encoding metallophosphoesterase has product MKVALLADLHYSSAVADYDGRRTSGALDRLDRFITEVSGCDFILNLGDLVNGSGKRDIDRSDLRRVLKALDAQPLAVYHAIGNHDLWAMPRAELVQTLGLPAADYSFKRGDVRFVVLDANYSAEGGAPRDWTVAHISESRLVWLDRVLAREDFKWAIIVCHHCLDDLGTPEKPDVYAPDNAAEVRAIIERSGKVPLVVSGHYHEGRLRPVNGVMYYTQPAICEGDLLTFGILEVDPDTRKCGVEPHGLKVKPRLD; this is encoded by the coding sequence ATGAAGGTAGCACTGCTCGCCGATCTGCATTATTCATCCGCGGTAGCCGACTATGATGGCAGACGCACCTCCGGTGCGCTCGACCGGCTCGACAGATTCATAACGGAGGTCTCCGGCTGCGATTTCATACTGAATCTCGGCGACCTCGTCAACGGCTCCGGCAAGCGCGACATCGACCGCTCCGACCTGCGCCGCGTGCTGAAGGCGCTCGACGCACAGCCGCTGGCGGTCTATCACGCCATCGGCAACCACGACCTCTGGGCGATGCCCCGTGCCGAGCTCGTGCAAACGCTCGGGCTGCCCGCCGCGGACTACTCCTTCAAGCGCGGAGACGTCCGCTTCGTCGTGCTGGACGCCAACTACTCCGCGGAGGGCGGCGCGCCGCGCGACTGGACGGTAGCGCATATCAGTGAAAGCCGCCTCGTCTGGCTTGACCGCGTCCTCGCGCGCGAGGACTTCAAGTGGGCGATAATCGTCTGCCACCATTGCCTCGACGACCTCGGCACCCCGGAGAAGCCCGACGTCTACGCGCCGGACAACGCCGCCGAGGTGCGCGCGATAATCGAGAGAAGCGGCAAGGTGCCGCTCGTCGTATCCGGCCATTACCACGAAGGGCGTCTGCGCCCCGTAAACGGCGTTATGTATTACACCCAGCCAGCGATATGCGAAGGCGACCTGCTCACCTTCGGCATACTCGAGGTCGACCCCGACACCCGCAAGTGCGGCGTCGAACCGCACGGGCTGAAGGTCAAACCGCGTCTGGACTGA
- a CDS encoding DUF2007 domain-containing protein, with protein sequence MAKEEKQEIKLKLLTTVSDFTESQMIVGLLKDEGIPVLVKDLGLGGFMKVTMGYTVFGQELYVSEADFERAAELVKAFFDRDADGGDGIKKHPFTVF encoded by the coding sequence ATGGCAAAAGAAGAAAAACAGGAAATCAAACTTAAACTGCTGACCACCGTCAGCGACTTCACCGAAAGTCAGATGATAGTCGGGCTGCTGAAGGACGAGGGTATCCCCGTGCTCGTCAAGGACCTCGGGCTCGGCGGCTTCATGAAGGTGACGATGGGCTATACCGTCTTCGGTCAAGAGCTGTACGTTTCCGAAGCCGACTTCGAGCGCGCGGCGGAGCTGGTCAAGGCGTTCTTCGACCGCGACGCCGACGGCGGCGACGGCATCAAAAAGCACCCGTTCACGGTGTTTTAA
- a CDS encoding metallophosphoesterase: MDVFRDPFYRIVDSEIVIPGVAGTHTLMQVSDLHLAVSDELSDEEERETAASREANWMTLREDFTRWHSEPFDDSKRIPSAKVLEKIFALAEAMRPDVLLMTGDMLDFVGPAGVRAMRAALAGYGGRLIYVDGNHDAGTGGVRGGGAEVARLDGFNVVGVNNGGLTVSDAELAELKALCAEGTPLIVAQHVPALTEASREKIAGFGEYFYIDADSEKANAAEFVRLERDEEAVKAVLCGHLHCFVRSEIAPGKPQLCASSVLCGFIHRITIRGTREVF, from the coding sequence ATGGACGTTTTCCGCGATCCGTTTTACAGGATCGTCGACAGCGAAATAGTTATCCCCGGCGTCGCGGGAACGCATACGCTCATGCAGGTCAGCGACCTGCACCTCGCGGTTTCGGACGAACTGTCGGATGAGGAGGAACGCGAAACAGCCGCTTCGCGCGAGGCGAACTGGATGACGCTCCGCGAGGACTTCACCCGCTGGCACAGCGAGCCGTTTGACGATTCAAAGCGTATTCCGAGCGCGAAGGTGCTGGAAAAGATATTCGCGCTTGCGGAGGCGATGCGGCCGGATGTCCTGCTGATGACGGGCGATATGCTCGACTTCGTCGGCCCCGCCGGCGTGCGCGCTATGCGCGCGGCGCTTGCCGGCTACGGCGGACGGCTGATATACGTAGACGGCAACCACGACGCCGGTACCGGCGGAGTGCGCGGTGGAGGCGCCGAGGTCGCGCGGCTCGACGGTTTCAACGTCGTCGGAGTCAACAACGGAGGCCTGACCGTCTCGGACGCCGAGCTTGCGGAATTGAAGGCGCTGTGCGCCGAGGGGACGCCGCTCATAGTCGCGCAGCACGTTCCGGCGCTGACCGAAGCGAGCCGCGAAAAGATCGCCGGCTTCGGCGAATACTTCTACATCGACGCGGATTCGGAAAAAGCCAACGCCGCCGAATTCGTCCGCCTCGAGCGCGACGAAGAAGCGGTCAAGGCGGTGCTCTGCGGACATCTTCACTGCTTCGTCCGCAGTGAGATCGCGCCCGGCAAGCCGCAGCTTTGCGCTTCATCTGTATTATGCGGCTTCATACATAGAATAACGATAAGGGGGACAAGGGAGGTATTTTAA